A region of Candidatus Dependentiae bacterium DNA encodes the following proteins:
- a CDS encoding 30S ribosomal protein S1, with protein sequence MSKELIRPNQFCNVKGTALHDDAVLNLNEAQLAELKAIYEGTIGSFQPGKIVKGTVVRIDSDGVLVDISYKSDGLIPRFEFSEHELKKFTPGSDIEVILDQLENNDGNVILSYEKAKAMRAWDEITKLFEENKPVEGAVTHKVKGGLSVDIGIPAFLPGSQIDLQRVTDFDRYVGQVIQASIIKINKKRGNVIISRRKYLNEQRSEVRKKILDTLATDQVIRGTVKNITNYGVFIDIGGVDGLLHITDMTWGRIAHPSELVKIGDTISVKVLSFDKDNEKISLGLKQLSDNPWEKVTEGLTVGSKIKGKISSITDYGLFVEIQKGVEGLVHISEISWTDRINDLASKYKVGQEIEVLVVSLDKENRRMSLSIKQLDKNPWESVAEQFQVGQKITGTISNITDFGVFVQLMPGIDGLVHISDLSWTEHINHPGDIYRKGQEVQATILSVDKDSKKISLGIKQLTQDPWEDIEQQYPAGTIVEGTVSKITNFGAFIKLPVGIEGLVHISELSDQQVEKVEDVLKIGQKAQFRVLNVSKQDRKLGLSLKLTPTVKEERAPRPAATTEQEGETTTAPRREQQPRAPKKERRQEASSFTPQPQQQQQSSTASKSKSQFQLALEEHAARKEDKDSSAE encoded by the coding sequence ATGTCAAAAGAACTCATAAGGCCGAATCAGTTTTGCAATGTCAAAGGCACTGCATTACACGATGACGCTGTTCTTAATCTCAATGAAGCCCAACTGGCTGAACTCAAGGCAATCTACGAAGGAACCATTGGCTCATTCCAACCTGGAAAAATAGTCAAGGGAACCGTTGTCAGAATCGATTCAGATGGCGTCCTTGTTGATATTTCTTACAAATCAGATGGCTTAATCCCTCGTTTTGAATTTTCTGAACATGAGCTCAAAAAATTCACACCTGGTTCAGATATCGAAGTTATTCTTGATCAATTAGAAAACAACGATGGCAACGTTATTCTTTCCTATGAAAAAGCAAAAGCAATGCGCGCATGGGACGAGATCACCAAGCTATTTGAAGAAAACAAGCCTGTTGAAGGTGCTGTTACACACAAAGTCAAAGGTGGCTTGTCTGTTGATATCGGTATCCCAGCATTCTTGCCTGGTTCACAAATCGACTTACAACGTGTTACTGATTTTGATCGCTATGTTGGACAAGTTATCCAAGCAAGCATTATCAAAATCAACAAAAAACGCGGTAACGTTATTATTTCTCGCAGAAAATACCTTAACGAACAACGTTCTGAAGTACGCAAGAAGATTCTTGATACTCTTGCAACCGACCAAGTTATTCGTGGTACCGTCAAGAACATCACCAATTATGGTGTATTCATTGACATCGGCGGCGTTGACGGCTTGTTACATATCACTGATATGACATGGGGCCGCATCGCACACCCAAGCGAATTGGTAAAAATTGGCGACACCATCTCAGTGAAAGTACTTTCATTCGATAAAGACAATGAAAAGATCTCATTGGGTCTCAAACAATTGAGCGATAATCCTTGGGAAAAGGTTACCGAAGGTCTCACCGTTGGTTCCAAGATCAAAGGCAAAATCTCAAGCATTACCGATTACGGCTTGTTTGTTGAAATTCAAAAAGGTGTTGAAGGCTTGGTGCATATTTCTGAAATCTCATGGACTGATAGAATCAACGATCTTGCTAGCAAATACAAAGTTGGCCAAGAAATCGAAGTTCTTGTTGTTTCCTTGGATAAAGAAAACCGCAGAATGTCCCTCAGTATCAAACAACTTGATAAAAATCCTTGGGAATCTGTTGCAGAACAATTCCAAGTTGGCCAAAAAATTACTGGCACCATCAGCAACATTACCGATTTCGGCGTGTTCGTTCAACTGATGCCAGGCATTGATGGCTTAGTACATATTTCTGATCTTTCTTGGACCGAGCATATCAACCACCCAGGTGATATCTACCGTAAAGGCCAAGAAGTCCAAGCAACAATCTTGAGCGTTGATAAAGATAGCAAGAAGATTTCTCTTGGTATCAAACAATTGACACAAGATCCTTGGGAAGATATTGAACAGCAATATCCAGCTGGCACCATTGTTGAAGGCACCGTATCTAAAATCACCAACTTTGGTGCATTTATCAAGTTACCTGTCGGCATCGAAGGCCTAGTCCATATTTCTGAACTATCAGATCAACAAGTAGAAAAAGTCGAAGACGTTCTGAAGATCGGACAAAAAGCGCAATTCCGTGTGCTTAACGTAAGCAAGCAAGACCGCAAATTAGGCCTGAGCTTAAAACTTACGCCAACCGTTAAAGAAGAACGCGCTCCTAGACCTGCAGCGACAACAGAGCAAGAAGGCGAAACAACAACAGCGCCTAGAAGAGAGCAACAGCCAAGAGCGCCTAAGAAAGAAAGAAGACAAGAAGCTTCTTCTTTCACTCCACAGCCTCAACAGCAACAACAATCTTCTACTGCTTCTAAATCAAAGAGCCAATTCCAATTAGCTCTTGAAGAACACGCTGCACGTAAAGAAGACAAAGACTCTTCTGCTGAGTAA
- a CDS encoding M48 family metalloprotease, producing the protein MILRNNITRGLLIACLLTSTATLPMHKAFNEIKKVAAYAPALISSGIIAANILDAHTVYKNTVTIQDNLSDAPDWIKQYVHKECSSQGIDPQTLKVKFDDNLETAAAAGLDTIILRPYAKDQYNQKLDLNKRLIESNLAYKGLIHHELAHIKHQDVFNRMIALQALPSIGALGLTAALAHPFMKPIPSMARIIGASIIMLSLQYNKFTLMNPYCRFQEQRADDSIRSDINILKAYVEGTKPLYDHMISDETYIQKKKSLPYCILPESISNRLLQIAFDPTHPHQLDSVAKLEDRIAKLKAHEEQSKK; encoded by the coding sequence ATGATCTTACGTAACAACATAACCCGCGGGTTACTCATAGCCTGCCTACTTACATCAACTGCCACACTACCAATGCACAAAGCCTTCAATGAAATTAAAAAAGTCGCAGCCTACGCGCCTGCTTTAATAAGTTCCGGTATAATAGCTGCTAATATTCTTGACGCACATACTGTATACAAAAATACTGTAACCATCCAAGACAATTTGTCTGATGCACCTGATTGGATAAAACAATACGTACATAAAGAATGCAGTAGCCAAGGAATCGACCCACAAACTCTTAAAGTAAAATTTGACGATAACTTAGAGACTGCGGCTGCCGCAGGACTCGATACTATAATTCTTCGACCATATGCAAAAGATCAATATAATCAAAAGCTCGATCTTAACAAAAGACTTATAGAATCGAATTTAGCATACAAAGGACTTATACACCATGAGCTTGCACATATAAAACATCAGGATGTATTTAATCGCATGATAGCGCTACAAGCTCTACCAAGCATAGGAGCTTTAGGATTAACTGCCGCACTTGCACATCCATTCATGAAACCTATCCCATCAATGGCACGTATAATAGGAGCATCAATCATAATGCTATCATTGCAATACAACAAGTTTACCCTTATGAATCCTTATTGCAGGTTTCAAGAACAACGTGCTGATGATAGTATACGAAGCGATATCAATATATTAAAAGCATATGTAGAAGGCACCAAACCGCTCTACGATCACATGATATCAGATGAAACTTATATTCAAAAAAAGAAATCTTTACCCTATTGTATACTACCAGAATCCATATCTAACCGCTTATTACAAATCGCCTTTGATCCAACTCATCCACATCAACTTGATAGTGTAGCAAAACTTGAAGATCGCATTGCAAAGTTAAAAGCACACGAAGAACAAAGTAAAAAGTAA
- a CDS encoding ankyrin repeat domain-containing protein, whose protein sequence is MKFKKTVIIAVFIAGLMPAQTTPMEEKKNDGEGKKAKSCSLIAAASRVFFRLKYWWTQDKNEALLDSVYNNDSAMMQELFMAGASIDNKAGDEALRFAIFDGNRDMIRRLLAARANIYVNNIPYGGTALTYAVVTGSNIAVIRELLAARANVDVSYQRYTPLRTAAINSISSDYKEEYSEIVKELLKAGAQISQSTWNNFLYSDQRQALLNEYQVAARDALTKHVVGDNDVQKSVLPFPIAGGHIGMFNMVTDYLPEPTLADINDMQAVKRKDLLTQHAAQAQGQQACPACHPTAAAGLAHRSGCPGIQQPAAAGSSGSSSSSSNYCAVCGVNIASGQAHKMMCSEG, encoded by the coding sequence ATGAAATTTAAAAAAACCGTTATTATAGCGGTATTTATTGCAGGTTTAATGCCAGCACAGACAACGCCGATGGAAGAAAAAAAGAATGATGGAGAAGGTAAGAAGGCAAAGAGCTGTAGTCTAATAGCAGCAGCGAGCCGTGTATTTTTTAGGTTAAAGTACTGGTGGACACAAGATAAGAATGAAGCATTGCTTGACTCAGTTTATAACAATGACTCAGCAATGATGCAAGAATTATTTATGGCGGGCGCGAGTATCGACAACAAGGCTGGTGATGAAGCACTTAGGTTTGCGATTTTCGATGGTAACAGGGACATGATAAGAAGATTGCTTGCGGCAAGAGCGAATATTTATGTGAATAATATTCCGTATGGCGGGACGGCGCTTACATATGCCGTCGTAACAGGTTCTAATATTGCCGTCATAAGAGAACTGCTTGCTGCGCGAGCGAATGTTGATGTTTCCTATCAACGATATACACCACTTCGTACGGCTGCTATCAATAGCATATCATCTGATTATAAGGAGGAGTATTCCGAAATCGTAAAAGAACTACTTAAAGCAGGCGCACAAATTAGTCAAAGCACTTGGAATAATTTTTTGTACAGTGACCAACGGCAAGCTTTACTCAATGAATATCAAGTTGCAGCTAGAGACGCGTTAACCAAACACGTTGTTGGCGATAATGATGTTCAAAAATCAGTTTTGCCATTTCCCATAGCCGGTGGGCATATCGGCATGTTTAATATGGTGACTGACTACCTGCCTGAACCAACATTAGCAGATATTAACGATATGCAGGCGGTAAAGCGCAAAGACTTGTTAACACAACATGCAGCACAAGCGCAAGGTCAACAAGCATGCCCTGCATGTCACCCAACGGCAGCAGCAGGTTTAGCGCATAGATCAGGGTGTCCTGGTATACAGCAACCGGCTGCGGCAGGTTCTAGCGGGTCAAGTAGCTCATCGAGTAACTATTGTGCTGTGTGTGGTGTTAACATTGCTTCAGGGCAAGCACATAAGATGATGTGTTCAGAGGGATAG
- a CDS encoding serine hydroxymethyltransferase, which produces MANLFNTDPEIYAIINQESKRLEEEINLIASENYVAPEVMEATGSILTNKYAEGYPGKRYYAGCQYVDMAENLARERAKKLFGAEHVNVQPHAGSQANMAAYFAVLKPGDTILGMSLAEGGHLTHGHGVNFSGKFYNSIQYKVNRDTEMLDYEEIAALAEQHKPKLIVAGASAYSRIIDFEKLAAIAKQNNALLMADIAHIAGLVAADLHPTPIGHADITTTTTHKTLRGPRGGMIMCTNSLAESVDKAIMPGTQGGPLMHVIAAKAVAFNLALQPEFITYQKQVLANAKAMAQTFQDLGYRITTGGTDNHLFVIDLRSKNMNGKVAEIAMQSVGIIANRNCVPFETEKPWITSGIRIGTPAITTRGMKEKDAQQIAHYIDEALQHRDDAAALQRIKDQVHAMCKRFPIY; this is translated from the coding sequence ATGGCCAATTTATTCAATACCGACCCTGAAATTTATGCGATTATTAATCAAGAATCAAAGCGCCTGGAAGAGGAAATCAACCTCATAGCATCAGAAAACTACGTCGCCCCAGAAGTTATGGAGGCAACCGGCTCAATTTTGACCAATAAATACGCCGAGGGTTACCCAGGCAAGCGGTACTATGCCGGCTGCCAATATGTGGATATGGCTGAAAATTTGGCCCGTGAGCGCGCAAAAAAGCTCTTTGGTGCTGAGCATGTCAACGTCCAGCCTCACGCAGGCTCCCAGGCAAATATGGCTGCTTATTTTGCGGTCCTTAAGCCCGGCGATACCATTTTGGGCATGAGCTTGGCCGAAGGTGGACATTTGACCCATGGCCACGGGGTTAACTTTTCTGGCAAATTCTATAACAGCATCCAATACAAGGTTAACCGAGACACCGAAATGCTGGATTATGAAGAAATTGCCGCATTGGCCGAGCAACACAAGCCAAAGCTCATTGTCGCTGGCGCATCAGCCTATTCCCGTATTATTGATTTTGAAAAACTCGCAGCTATTGCAAAACAAAATAATGCCCTTTTGATGGCTGACATCGCCCATATCGCTGGCCTTGTTGCGGCTGATTTGCACCCAACACCAATCGGCCATGCCGATATCACCACGACTACCACCCACAAGACTCTACGGGGCCCTCGTGGCGGCATGATTATGTGTACTAATTCATTGGCAGAAAGTGTCGACAAAGCAATTATGCCCGGCACCCAAGGTGGCCCTTTAATGCATGTGATTGCCGCAAAAGCAGTCGCCTTCAACTTGGCGCTGCAACCAGAGTTTATAACCTACCAAAAACAAGTACTAGCCAATGCCAAAGCTATGGCACAAACCTTCCAAGATCTTGGCTATAGAATCACCACCGGCGGCACGGACAATCATTTGTTTGTCATTGATTTGCGATCAAAAAATATGAATGGAAAAGTTGCAGAAATTGCTATGCAAAGCGTGGGTATTATTGCCAACCGTAATTGCGTGCCGTTCGAAACAGAAAAACCTTGGATCACCAGTGGCATTCGCATTGGCACCCCAGCAATTACCACACGCGGCATGAAAGAGAAGGATGCACAACAGATTGCACATTATATCGATGAGGCATTACAACATCGTGATGATGCTGCTGCACTACAAAGAATTAAAGATCAGGTGCATGCGATGTGCAAACGGTTTCCAATTTATTAG
- a CDS encoding ankyrin repeat domain-containing protein — protein MKFKNTVIMAVIIAGLMPAQTMPMEEKNDEGDNKAKSCSVMSAVQRICSYLSSGAGSQQQAVTNLAYGSVTLQAQPIYVQNQNEQKHDEMLSAYKVLLDACKGDKNHALLKAAGEGALEVLEELLKNGASIEAADPYGKTALMWGASGGHTAIVTTLLNRGARSWVTCGGNMNALMWASYGGHLPVVTELMKRGSITEEENISGMTAIMSAAYRGHTEVVIKLLKNGADMDKKNSRHGDRALNYAARNGHIGTVNLLVACGPCVSETDANNRTLLDVATDNTKRLDCRSTNMQDVMQKACQDYEHVVVQDKADYEREVDTTLQKLLPQDVIKIISAMGSARDARHRIRQRCLEQADLMQALPQLPFSSINLIADYVRNNGALQGTGMTTVKQCPACLPTAAAGIQHMQGCQGMQGVANTGSSSSSSSSSSSSSSSSSSSSSSTSANRCSHCQANLSAGQGHKGDCFYMRTKEKNN, from the coding sequence ATGAAATTCAAAAACACCGTTATTATGGCCGTAATTATTGCAGGTTTAATGCCAGCACAGACAATGCCGATGGAAGAAAAAAATGATGAAGGGGATAACAAGGCAAAGAGTTGTAGTGTAATGTCGGCAGTACAACGTATATGTTCATATTTGTCGAGTGGCGCAGGGTCTCAACAGCAAGCTGTAACGAATCTGGCTTATGGTTCCGTGACACTTCAAGCGCAGCCAATTTATGTGCAAAACCAGAATGAACAAAAGCATGATGAGATGTTGTCTGCGTATAAGGTTTTGTTGGATGCATGTAAAGGTGATAAAAATCACGCATTACTAAAGGCAGCAGGAGAAGGCGCATTAGAGGTCTTAGAAGAATTGCTTAAGAATGGTGCAAGCATAGAAGCAGCTGATCCTTATGGTAAAACTGCACTTATGTGGGGAGCTTCTGGTGGACATACAGCGATTGTCACTACATTACTTAACCGTGGCGCGAGATCTTGGGTAACGTGCGGCGGCAATATGAATGCGCTTATGTGGGCTAGTTATGGGGGACACTTACCAGTCGTCACAGAATTGATGAAAAGAGGCTCTATTACGGAAGAGGAGAATATAAGCGGTATGACAGCAATTATGTCTGCAGCTTATCGTGGCCATACCGAAGTCGTCATCAAATTACTAAAAAATGGGGCGGATATGGATAAGAAAAATTCTCGTCATGGCGATAGAGCGCTTAATTACGCGGCTCGAAATGGTCATATAGGTACTGTAAATTTATTGGTTGCTTGTGGGCCTTGTGTTTCAGAAACAGATGCAAATAATCGAACTTTGCTTGATGTTGCTACAGATAACACGAAGAGGCTTGATTGCCGTTCTACCAACATGCAGGATGTTATGCAAAAAGCCTGCCAAGATTATGAACATGTGGTCGTGCAGGATAAGGCTGATTATGAACGTGAGGTTGATACAACGTTACAAAAATTACTGCCACAAGATGTTATTAAAATAATTAGTGCTATGGGATCTGCTAGAGATGCACGGCATCGCATACGTCAACGATGTTTAGAACAAGCTGATTTAATGCAAGCATTACCACAATTACCGTTTAGCAGTATAAACCTTATTGCTGATTATGTGCGGAATAATGGCGCACTGCAGGGTACTGGTATGACAACAGTCAAACAATGCCCAGCATGTTTGCCAACTGCAGCGGCGGGCATACAGCATATGCAAGGGTGTCAGGGTATGCAGGGGGTAGCTAATACTGGTTCAAGTAGCTCAAGCTCATCGAGTAGTTCATCATCAAGTAGCTCATCGTCAAGCTCGAGTAGTTCGACGAGTGCAAACAGATGTAGCCATTGCCAAGCAAATCTTTCTGCTGGCCAGGGTCATAAAGGTGACTGTTTTTACATGAGAACAAAAGAAAAGAATAATTAA
- the ndk gene encoding nucleoside-diphosphate kinase — protein MIQRTFAMIKPDAVAAKNTGKIIDLIEHNGFAIVGMEKTKISREKAQEFYAVHKERPFFGELVDFIISGPVVVLALEKENAVLAWRDLMGATNPAAAAEGTVRKLFGTSIGNNASHGSDAPETAAMELGLFFPNLK, from the coding sequence ATGATCCAAAGAACATTCGCGATGATCAAACCTGATGCAGTCGCTGCAAAAAATACCGGCAAAATTATTGATCTTATCGAACACAATGGTTTTGCTATTGTGGGCATGGAAAAAACAAAGATCTCAAGAGAAAAAGCTCAAGAGTTTTACGCTGTTCACAAAGAACGTCCATTCTTTGGCGAATTGGTTGATTTCATCATCTCAGGACCTGTCGTTGTCTTGGCTCTTGAAAAAGAAAATGCTGTGCTCGCATGGCGTGATTTGATGGGCGCAACTAACCCAGCTGCAGCAGCTGAAGGCACCGTGCGTAAACTATTCGGCACAAGCATTGGTAACAATGCAAGCCACGGTTCCGATGCACCTGAAACAGCTGCAATGGAATTAGGATTATTCTTCCCTAACTTAAAATAA
- the efp gene encoding elongation factor P, which yields MISTSDFRKGTKILYKDQPYMVVEFQHVKPGKGGAFMRTKMKNMITGLMHEDTFRSGEKFDSPKLEYRDMVYLYEDGGLYQFMDQDNYEQVAFTKEQLGDTFDYLKEQTVYNILNFQEKPIAVNAPLHMVLKVVETPPGVRGDTAQGAGSKPATLETGLVVQVPLFVNEGDMVKVDTRDGNYIERVQK from the coding sequence GTGATATCTACATCCGATTTTAGAAAAGGTACAAAGATTCTTTATAAGGATCAACCCTATATGGTGGTTGAATTCCAACATGTAAAGCCTGGCAAGGGCGGCGCATTCATGCGTACCAAAATGAAGAATATGATCACCGGCCTTATGCACGAAGATACCTTCCGCTCAGGCGAAAAATTTGATTCACCAAAGTTAGAATACAGAGACATGGTCTATCTTTATGAAGATGGCGGTCTTTACCAATTTATGGATCAAGATAACTACGAACAAGTTGCTTTCACTAAGGAACAATTGGGTGATACCTTTGATTACCTTAAAGAGCAAACCGTATACAACATCTTGAATTTCCAAGAAAAGCCAATCGCGGTTAACGCACCACTCCATATGGTATTAAAAGTAGTTGAAACGCCACCAGGTGTTCGTGGTGACACAGCACAAGGCGCAGGTTCAAAGCCAGCGACGCTTGAAACAGGTCTTGTTGTACAAGTGCCATTGTTTGTCAATGAAGGTGATATGGTCAAAGTTGATACGCGTGATGGTAATTATATCGAGCGTGTTCAAAAATAA
- a CDS encoding glycosyltransferase family 2 protein produces the protein MIRKVSLVLCVVFMQLACAQEKEIVVIIPSYNNEAWYEKNLDSVVAQQYSNWRAIYINDCSNDNTGDVVAHYINNKHMADKITLINNVERKGALYNIYTAIEQCPDNAVIITLDGDDWFAHDGVLARVNQEYSTTDAWLTYGAYQEYPGGGIGGGRQVPEEIINNNAIRRAPWYTTHLRTFYAWLFKRINKEDLMYDGKFFEVTWDQAFMFPMVEMAAQHAHHIPEVLYIYNQATPLNDFKVRLRLQLQMEKVIRSKERYSPIE, from the coding sequence ATGATACGTAAAGTGAGTCTAGTCTTGTGTGTTGTATTTATGCAGCTTGCCTGTGCTCAAGAGAAAGAAATTGTGGTTATCATACCATCTTATAATAATGAAGCATGGTACGAAAAGAATTTAGATTCTGTTGTTGCTCAACAGTACAGCAACTGGCGTGCCATCTATATCAATGACTGCTCGAATGACAACACTGGCGATGTCGTGGCGCACTATATCAACAATAAACACATGGCAGACAAAATTACGCTTATTAACAACGTAGAACGTAAAGGCGCCTTATATAATATTTATACAGCCATTGAACAATGCCCTGATAATGCGGTCATTATTACCCTCGATGGGGATGATTGGTTTGCGCATGATGGTGTTCTTGCACGCGTTAACCAGGAATACAGTACAACCGATGCATGGCTAACCTATGGTGCCTACCAAGAATACCCAGGTGGCGGCATTGGCGGTGGCAGACAGGTTCCGGAAGAGATCATCAATAATAACGCCATTCGTCGGGCACCATGGTATACAACCCATTTACGCACGTTTTATGCATGGCTTTTTAAGCGCATTAACAAAGAAGATTTGATGTATGATGGTAAATTTTTTGAAGTAACGTGGGACCAAGCATTTATGTTTCCGATGGTCGAGATGGCGGCACAACATGCACATCACATTCCAGAAGTGTTGTATATCTACAATCAAGCTACGCCGCTCAATGATTTTAAAGTGCGGCTACGCTTGCAACTGCAGATGGAAAAAGTGATTCGCTCCAAAGAGCGCTATTCGCCGATTGAATAA
- a CDS encoding leucyl aminopeptidase family protein, with amino-acid sequence MIKFNVTAEDIFSTKSDCYAFLLEENFVFSPELKKIAQLIFPQLEELFTHHKFTGQLFTSMRVPTTLDGRIVNFLFIGMGKLNKKKKIGVEIYRQLLGKIVNLMDAFEAESVAFRMPSPDLFDGSLEYLVQEPIEISVEYLAKQTAIIINMAVYRFTEFFSKPSVIKKKNVNLAQVTLVIDEKDKKEVERGLELGQLIAQAVNETRHLVDEPSTHKTPIYMAEKAREVAKKYNLGLTVFNKEQILAMGMGGIIGVSQGSANEPTFVILEYKTTKKDAPTIALVGKGITFDSGGLNTKKKSDMCHQKKDMAGAAAVMKTMQVLSVLKPDVNVIGVMPFAENMPDGKAMKDGDILRFYNGMTTEILNTDAEGRLILADALAYTVKNYKPDAIFNIATLTGSSPAFFGPIISPVMFRGNHLANQVKDAANKAGERICLMHLAGEYQNAVRSKIADLQNSENKKYRAGGITAAWFIYSFVGNIPFAHMDIAGTAANVPDISYCYEHIATGAGVRLMIELIMNWKVKK; translated from the coding sequence ATGATCAAATTTAATGTTACGGCAGAAGATATTTTTAGCACGAAATCTGATTGTTATGCCTTTTTATTAGAAGAAAATTTTGTCTTTTCTCCCGAACTAAAAAAAATTGCACAGCTCATATTTCCGCAACTGGAAGAGCTTTTTACGCATCACAAGTTTACTGGTCAATTATTTACGTCCATGAGAGTGCCAACAACACTTGATGGGCGGATTGTTAATTTCTTATTCATTGGCATGGGTAAACTCAATAAAAAAAAGAAAATAGGTGTCGAAATTTATCGTCAGTTACTTGGAAAGATTGTTAATCTTATGGACGCTTTTGAGGCTGAGTCGGTGGCGTTCCGCATGCCATCGCCCGATCTTTTTGATGGATCGCTTGAGTATCTCGTGCAAGAGCCTATAGAAATATCAGTTGAGTATTTAGCAAAACAGACCGCTATTATTATCAATATGGCGGTATATCGTTTTACTGAGTTTTTCAGTAAGCCGTCCGTAATTAAAAAAAAGAATGTTAATTTAGCCCAAGTGACACTGGTTATTGATGAAAAAGATAAAAAAGAAGTAGAGCGTGGTCTCGAGCTTGGACAGCTTATTGCGCAAGCGGTGAACGAAACGCGCCATTTAGTCGATGAGCCGTCAACGCACAAAACGCCAATTTATATGGCAGAAAAGGCGCGTGAGGTCGCAAAAAAATATAATCTTGGTTTGACCGTATTCAATAAAGAACAAATCCTTGCCATGGGTATGGGCGGTATTATTGGTGTATCTCAAGGGTCAGCCAATGAACCAACATTTGTAATATTAGAATATAAAACTACCAAAAAAGATGCGCCGACTATTGCACTGGTGGGCAAAGGAATTACCTTTGACTCAGGTGGCTTAAATACTAAAAAGAAAAGTGATATGTGTCATCAGAAAAAAGATATGGCTGGAGCTGCTGCAGTGATGAAGACCATGCAGGTTCTTTCGGTATTAAAACCAGATGTTAATGTAATAGGTGTTATGCCTTTTGCGGAAAACATGCCCGACGGAAAAGCAATGAAGGATGGCGATATTTTAAGATTTTATAATGGCATGACGACAGAAATATTAAATACTGATGCCGAAGGTCGTTTAATTTTAGCAGATGCGCTTGCCTACACGGTAAAAAATTATAAACCTGATGCCATATTTAATATTGCGACATTGACCGGTAGTAGTCCTGCTTTTTTTGGACCAATTATTTCGCCAGTTATGTTTAGAGGCAATCATTTGGCTAATCAAGTTAAAGACGCGGCAAACAAAGCAGGAGAACGTATTTGTTTAATGCACCTTGCCGGTGAATATCAAAATGCGGTTCGTTCAAAAATTGCCGACTTACAAAATTCAGAAAACAAAAAATACAGAGCTGGTGGCATTACTGCTGCCTGGTTCATCTACTCTTTTGTAGGTAATATTCCATTCGCGCATATGGACATTGCGGGCACTGCTGCCAACGTTCCTGACATTTCGTATTGTTATGAACATATAGCAACGGGTGCTGGCGTACGCTTGATGATTGAACTCATCATGAATTGGAAGGTCAAAAAGTAA
- the nusB gene encoding transcription antitermination factor NusB, translating to MCPELQDIESEKVDLQEIPTSPDDIVYDDLSRRDVRSLIFHLLYSVEGFEYQISLETVIDNYNRGFDLSIPLDSEVSRIAQGIIDERDALDEIIKPLLDNWRFERVGVCTKLILRFAIWELEHTVTPPVIVINEAIELAKCFAEKDAYKFVNGILDKLIKSKTESV from the coding sequence ATGTGTCCAGAATTACAAGACATTGAATCAGAAAAAGTTGATTTGCAAGAGATACCTACATCGCCAGATGATATTGTATACGATGATTTATCGCGACGCGATGTTCGTTCGTTGATATTTCATTTGTTGTATTCAGTTGAAGGGTTTGAATATCAGATCTCACTTGAAACGGTGATTGATAATTATAACCGCGGCTTCGATTTGAGCATTCCTTTGGATAGCGAAGTGTCCAGAATCGCACAAGGCATTATCGATGAACGTGATGCACTTGACGAGATTATTAAGCCATTGCTTGATAATTGGCGCTTTGAACGTGTTGGCGTGTGTACTAAGCTGATTTTGCGTTTTGCAATTTGGGAATTAGAACATACGGTTACGCCACCGGTCATTGTTATCAACGAAGCAATTGAACTTGCAAAATGTTTTGCAGAAAAAGATGCCTATAAGTTTGTGAATGGCATTTTGGATAAATTGATCAAATCAAAAACTGAGTCTGTATAA